In Xiphophorus couchianus chromosome 24, X_couchianus-1.0, whole genome shotgun sequence, a single genomic region encodes these proteins:
- the LOC114141217 gene encoding glucose-induced degradation protein 8-B homolog: MMSYAEKPEDITKEEWMDKLNNVHIQRADMNRLIMNYLVTEGFKEAAEKFRMESGIEPSVDLDSLDERIKIREMILKGQIQEAIALINSLHPELLDTNRYLYFHLQQQHLIELIRLRETESALEFAQTQLAEQGEESRECLTEMERTLALLAFDNPEESPFGDLLNMMQRQKVWSEVNQAVLDYENRESTPKLAKLLKLLLWAQNELDQKKVKYPKMTDLSTGAIEDPK, from the exons ATGATGAGTTATGCTGAAAAGCCAGAGGACATAACAAAAGAGGAGTGGATGGACAAATTAAACAATGTTCACATTCAGAGGGCGGACATGAATAGGCTCATCATGAATTACTTGGTGACAG AGGGCTTCAAAGAGGCAGCGGAAAAGTTTCGGATGGAGTCAGGAATTGAGCCCAGTGTGGATTTGGACTCCTTGGATGAAAGAATTAAGATTAGAGAGATGATCCTGAAGGGACAGATCCAAGAAGCTATCGCGCTCATCAACAGCCTACACCCAGAGTTACTGGACACAAACCGATACTTGTATTTCCATCTGCAG CAGCAACATTTGATTGAGCTAATCAGGCTAAGAGAGACCGAGTCGGCCCTGGAGTTTGCTCAGACGCAGCTCGCAGAACAAGGGGAAGAGAGCCGAGAGTGTCTGACAGAGATGGAGCGAACGCTCGCCCTTCTGGCCTTCGACAACCCCGAGGAGTCGCCCTTCGGAGACCTGCTCAACATGATGCAGCGGCAAAAG GTGTGGAGCGAGGTGAACCAAGCCGTACTGGACTATGAAAATAGGGAGTCGACCCCTAAACTGGCTAAACTCCTGAAGTTACTGCTGTGGGCCCAAAACGAGTTGGACCAGAAGAAGGTTAAATATCCTAAAATGACAGACCTCAGCACCGGCGCCATTGAGGACCCCAAGTGA
- the LOC114140269 gene encoding tumor protein D54-like isoform X2, producing MSRQVFNGTSSSLNFSTRITGNGCSHTNLREDDWDTLRFELTKTEDEIQTLRQVLLAKEKYAADIRRQLGMSPLSNVKQNLSKGWQEVQTSAPYLTASATLEDISNSSVYVRTRDGLSQAGQVTSAALSNVGVAITRRLAQMRALPLPSPPRTLSHTISVPSMRHSSTFKSIEELVGSVKLFLN from the exons ATGAGCCGACAAG TTTTTAACGGGACATCTTCATCGCTGAACTTCTCCACAAGAATTACAGGCAATGGCTGTTCACACACAAATCTTAGAGAGGATGACTGGGACACGCTGCGTTTTGAGCTAACAAAG ACGGAGGATGAGATTCAGACATTGAGGCAAGTGCTTTTGGCAAAAGAGAAGTATGCAGCAGACATCAGGAGGCAGCTGGGGATGAGTCCGCTCAGTAACGTGAAGCAGAATCTCTCCAAAGGTTGGCAGGAAGTCCAGACCTCAGCTCC ATATCTCACAGCCTCTGCCACTCTGGAGGATATCAGCAACTCCAGCGT ATACGTGAGGACACGAGACGGTCTGTCTCAAGCCGGCCAGGTGACATCTGCTGCTCTGTCCAACGTGGGCGTGGCCATCACCAGAAGGCTGGCGCAGATGAG AGCCTTGCCTCTTCCCAGCCCGCCACG GACCCTGAGCCATACCATTAGTGTGCCATCTATGAG gcatTCATCCACATTCAAGTCTATTGAAGAACTTGTTGGCAGTGTGAAG ttatttctgaattaa
- the LOC114140269 gene encoding tumor protein D54-like isoform X1 translates to MSRQVFNGTSSSLNFSTRITGNGCSHTNLREDDWDTLRFELTKTEDEIQTLRQVLLAKEKYAADIRRQLGMSPLSNVKQNLSKGWQEVQTSAPYLTASATLEDISNSSVYVRTRDGLSQAGQVTSAALSNVGVAITRRLAQMRALPLPSPPRTLSHTISVPSMRHSSTFKSIEELVGSVKDKVTGGVSNSEEASGFERRSSRNQT, encoded by the exons ATGAGCCGACAAG TTTTTAACGGGACATCTTCATCGCTGAACTTCTCCACAAGAATTACAGGCAATGGCTGTTCACACACAAATCTTAGAGAGGATGACTGGGACACGCTGCGTTTTGAGCTAACAAAG ACGGAGGATGAGATTCAGACATTGAGGCAAGTGCTTTTGGCAAAAGAGAAGTATGCAGCAGACATCAGGAGGCAGCTGGGGATGAGTCCGCTCAGTAACGTGAAGCAGAATCTCTCCAAAGGTTGGCAGGAAGTCCAGACCTCAGCTCC ATATCTCACAGCCTCTGCCACTCTGGAGGATATCAGCAACTCCAGCGT ATACGTGAGGACACGAGACGGTCTGTCTCAAGCCGGCCAGGTGACATCTGCTGCTCTGTCCAACGTGGGCGTGGCCATCACCAGAAGGCTGGCGCAGATGAG AGCCTTGCCTCTTCCCAGCCCGCCACG GACCCTGAGCCATACCATTAGTGTGCCATCTATGAG gcatTCATCCACATTCAAGTCTATTGAAGAACTTGTTGGCAGTGTGAAG gATAAAGTGACTGGAGGCGTGTCAAACAGTGAAGAGGCGTCTGGATTTGAAAGAAGATCCTCACGCAACCAAACCTGA
- the dnajc5aa gene encoding dnaJ (Hsp40) homolog, subfamily C, member 5aa produces the protein MAEHQRQRSLSTAGESLYHVLGVDKVATSDDIKRSYRKLALKFHPDKNPDNPEAAEKFKEINNAHAILNDPTKRNIYDKYGSLGLYVAEQFGEENVNTYFVLSSWWAKALFVFCGLATGCYFCCCLCCCCNCCCGRCKPRPREGQEQDFYVSPEDLEAQLQSDEREAAGEPIVLQPSATETTQLTSDGHYSYHTDTGFN, from the exons ATGGCTGAGCACCAGAGGCAGCGCTCTCTGTCCACCGCCGGGGAGTCTCTCTACCACGTCCTGGGGGTCGACAAGGTCGCCACATCGGACGACATCAAGAGGTCCTACAG GAAACTGGCGCTAAAGTTCCACCCTGACAAGAACCCAGACAATCCGGAGGCAGCGGAAAAATTCAAAGAGATAAACAACGCCCATGCCATCCTGAATGACCCCACGAAGCGAAATATTTACGATAAATACGGCTCTCTGGGACTGTATGTGGCTGAGCAGTTTGGGGAGGAGAATGTTAACACTTACTTTGTCCTTTCAAGCTGGTGGGCAAAG GCTCTGTTTGTATTCTGTGGCCTGGCCACTGGATGCTACTTCTGCTGCtgcctgtgctgctgctgtaactgcTGCTGCGGACGATGTAAACCTCGGCCTCGGGAGGGCCAGGAGCAGGACTTCTATGTGTCCCCCGAGGACCTGGAGGCTCAGCTGCAGTCTGATGAGAGAG AGGCTGCTGGGGAGCCCATAGTGCTGCAGCCGTCGGCAACAGAGACGACTCAGCTAACATCGGATGGGCACTACTCCTACCACACCGACACCGGCTTCAACTAA